Proteins encoded together in one Hevea brasiliensis isolate MT/VB/25A 57/8 chromosome 16, ASM3005281v1, whole genome shotgun sequence window:
- the LOC110636007 gene encoding protein MITOFERRINLIKE 1, chloroplastic, translating into MDANICASLGLPSPDPRNQYHPLIQTDFTNLFIHFSPPLSTHTLQKPVKTHNIPIAKSLPFASNSFSSNLKTTPNFSKWLKPTSRNSPKVQSLMKNLSVFERALIGAGGGGIAGAFTYVCLHPLDTIKTKLQTKGASQLYSSTLDAVVKTFQEKGIMGFYSGVSAVIVGSTASSAVYFGTCEFGKSILSKLEKFPSVLIPPTAGAMGNIVSSAIMVPKELITQRMQAGAKGRSWEVLLKILEKDGIAGLYAGYSATLLRNLPAGVLSYSSFEYLKAAVLNKTKKSHLEPIESVCCGALAGAISASMTTPLDVVKTRLMTQVNKEVVDKVAAVMYRGVSSTVNQIMKQEGWVGFTRGMGPRVVHSACFSALGYFAFETARLTILHQYLKHKGFSEMDVAPS; encoded by the coding sequence ATGGATGCCAATATCTGTGCATCTTTAGGCCTCCCATCTCCAGATCCCCGTAATCAATATCACCCATTAATCCAGACTGACTTCACCAATCTTTTCATTCACTTCTCCCCTCCGTTATCCACCCATACCCTTCAAAAGCCCGTCAAAACCCACAACATACCAATCGCCAAATCCCTTCCATTTGCTTCTAATTCTTTCTCCTCGAACCTCAAAACCACGCCCAATTTCTCAAAATGGCTCAAACCCACTTCAAGAAACAGCCCCAAAGTCCAATCCCTCATGAAGAACCTCTCAGTTTTCGAGCGAGCCCTCATTGGAGCTGGAGGTGGCGGCATAGCTGGTGCATTTACTTACGTGTGTCTTCACCCGCTTGATACCATCAAAACGAAATTGCAGACAAAGGGTGCATCTCAGCTTTATAGCAGCACACTTGATGCTGTAGTCAAGACATTTCAAGAGAAGGGCATTATGGGGTTCTATAGCGGCGTATCTGCGGTGATTGTGGGTTCTACAGCCTCTTCAGCTGTGTATTTTGGGACTTGCGAGTTTGGGAAATCGATTTTGTCCAAATTGGAGAAGTTTCCATCTGTGCTTATCCCTCCTACTGCCGGTGCCATGGGGAATATCGTGTCATCAGCCATTATGGTACCCAAAGAATTGATAACGCAGCGAATGCAAGCTGGTGCTAAGGGAAGATCATGGGAAGTATTGTTGAAAATATTGGAGAAAGATGGTATCGCGGGTCTTTATGCAGGGTATTCTGCTACTTTGTTAAGAAATTTACCTGCTGGTGTGTTGAGTTATTCTTCATTCGAGTATTTAAAGGCTGCAGTATTGAACAAGACTAAGAAGAGTCATTTGGAGCCTATTGAAAGTGTTTGCTGTGGGGCATTGGCTGGGGCAATCTCGGCATCAATGACGACACCGCTTGATGTAGTTAAGACAAGGTTGATGACACAGGTAAATAAGGAGGTGGTGGATAAGGTCGCTGCTGTAATGTATAGAGGGGTTTCTTCTACTGTGAACCAGATTATGAAGCAGGAAGGGTGGGTTGGATTTACCAGGGGAATGGGCCCTAGAGTGGTTCATAGTGCATGTTTTTCAGCGTTGGGGTACTTTGCATTTGAGACCGCTAGGCTTACCATTTTGCATCAGTATTTGAAGCACAAAGGGTTTAGTGAAATGGATGTTGCTCCTTCTTGA
- the LOC110636001 gene encoding receptor-like protein EIX2, translating to MIMMITRKRSLQELYMCTVFVFLVHMKPAIQLNTGIGNGNGGGAGIGCIERERQALLRIKGDLIDDGGVLSSWGTGEDKRDCCKWERISCSHKTGHVTELDLNFNDIIDTPLRGKISHSLLELRHLAYLDLSYNDFGGTHFPLNNSSLTKLRYLSLSTANLALNFSSLGNFSGLQFLDLSYNNFHYVRNTEWLFGLSSLSFLDLSGNLLNRPNDWLQIVNKLPNLESLILSSCFSEDWIALTLSPINSSSSLATLDLSYNDLVIPSIQTWLSNISQNIIELDLSSNTLPGSNDLALFGNMISLQWLSLDNITLVGGIPKSFGNMSQLRGLYLMRNNLKMQLPDLIQNLSGCAEKSLEALNLHGNEITGTLPDLTRFSSLALLNLGTNSLNGTIDKSIGRLTKLRILDLSGNSLYGVISEDHFLNLSNLKGLSLAENSFIWNVSLHWVPPFHLYKIHLRSCKMGPHFPKWLQSQKNYTELDISNAGISDSIPKWFWNLSFDSFYLNISQNNLSGMVPDFRFRFSYFPVIDMSSNHLYGPLPVPLFSSKEISLAKFLEPNSISSNGDAISQPLIYLDLSNNLFSGVLPNRLTHLQDLIFLNLANNHLSGKIPASIGLLSKLETLNLGNNAFLGEIPLSLKNCTRLRFLDLSGNKLSGNIPTWIGESLSSLQFLSLQSNQFHGNIPLQLCQLTNVQILDLSANNINGAIPHCLKNLRAMYEGISTATMGDHYVLSQPGLMMYPLDSYIDTALILWKGKKYTLDKNLGMFRIIDISRNKIEGEIPREMSSLSKLNQLNLSYNKLSGAIPEEIGCLKQLESLDLSQNQLTGRLPPSMADLKFLSTLNLSYNNLSGRIPLSTQLQSFKASSFSNNPALCGLPLLQKCPGDNIQESQSKHDGQYNHEDGDEYRKWFYVGMGLGFSVGFWVVAGALLLKRSWRHAYFQALDKLGDWVYVRKAVYMRRLQQKFHS from the coding sequence ATGATCATGATGATAACGCGTAAGAGATCTCTGCAAGAACTCTACATGTGTACTGTGTTCGTGTTTTTGGTGCACATGAAACCAGCTATTCAATTGAACACAGGAATTGGAAATGGAAATGGCGGTGGTGCTGGCATTGGATGCATAGAAAGGGAGAGACAGGCACTCCTTAGGATCAAAGGTGACCTGATTGACGATGGTGGTGTTCTCTCTTCTTGGGGGACAGGAGAAGATAAAAGAGATTGCTGCAAATGGGAAAGAATCTCTTGCAGCCACAAAACTGGTCACGTTACAGAGCTTGATCTCAATTTCAATGACATTATTGACACGCCGCTGAGAGGTAAGATAAGCCATTCCTTGCTTGAACTCAGACATCTTGCTTACTTGGATTTAAGTTACAATGATTTTGGTGGCACTCACTTTCCACTCAACAATTCTTCTCTCACCAAATTGCGATACCTGTCTCTCTCGACCGCTAATCTTGCTCTCAACTTCTCTTCCCTTGGGAACTTCTCTGGGTTACAGTTTCTTGATCTTAGTTATAATAACTTTCATTATGTAAGAAACACCGAGTGGCTTTTTGGTCTTTCATCTTTAAGTTTCCTTGATCTCAGTGGCAATCTCCTTAATAGGCCCAACGACTGGCTGCAAATAGTTAACAAGCTGCCTAACCTAGAAAGCTTGATATTATCGTCTTGCTTCTCTGAGGACTGGATTGCTCTTACTCTTTCCCCTAtaaattcttcttcatctcttgcaACCCTCGATCTCTCTTATAATGACCTGGTGATTCCCTCAATACAAACATGGTTGTCAAATATCAGTCAAAATATCATAGAACTTGACCTCTCTTCTAACACTTTACCAGGATCAAATGATCTTGCCCTTTTTGGGAACATGATTTCTCTTCAATGGCTTTCTCTTGACAACATTACACTTGTTGGTGGTATACCAAAATCCTTTGGAAATATGTCTCAGTTGCGTGGATTATACTTAATGAGAAACAATCTCAAGATGCAGCTTCCTGACTTGATCCAAAATTTATCTGGATGCGCTGAGAAATCATTGGAGGCTTTAAACTTGCATGGAAATGAAATTACAGGTACATTACCTGATCTTACAAGATTTTCGTCTTTGGCGTTGCTAAATCTTGGAACAAATAGCTTGAATGGTACCATAGACAAAAGCATTGGCCGCCTGACAAAGCTCAGAATATTAGATCTCAGTGGGAATTCACTATATGGGGTTATCTCTGAAGACCATTTCTTAAATTTGTCCAATTTGAAAGGCTTGTCACTAGCCGAGAACTCCTTCATTTGGAATGTAAGTCTTCATTGGGTTCCTCCTTTTCATCTATATAAAATACATCTTAGATCCTGCAAGATGGGACCTCATTTTCCTAAGTGGCTTCAGAGTCAGAAAAATTACACAGAGCTTGACATCTCTAACGCTGGAATTTCTGATTCCATACCCAAATGGTTCTGGAACTTGTCCTTCGATTCTTTCTATTTAAATATTTCCCAAAACAATTTGAGTGGGATGGTGCCAGATTTTCGGTTCCGTTTTTCATATTTCCCTGTAATTGACATGAGTTCTAATCATTTGTATGGTCCATTGCCTGTGCCTCTCTTTTCATCAAAGGAAATATCATTAGCAAAATTTTTGGAACCAAATTCTATTTCCTCTAACGGTGATGCAATATCTCAGCCGTTGATCTACCTTGACCTCTCAAATAACCTATTTTCTGGAGTGCTTCCTAATCGTTTGACGCATTTGCAAGATCTAATTTTCTTGAATCTGGCCAATAACCATTTGTCTGGCAAAATTCCGGCTTCCATTGGCTTGCTTTCGAAACTTGAAACACTAAATTTAGGAAACAATGCCTTCTTGGGAGAAATACCTTTGTCCTTAAAGAACTGCACTAGGTTGAGATTCCTTGACCTGAGTGGTAACAAATTATCCGGAAACATACCCACTTGGATTGGGGAAAGCCTATCATCTTTGCAATTTCTTAGCTTGCAATCCAATCAGTTCCATGGAAACATACCCTTGCAACTGTGCCAATTGACAAATGTTCAGATCTTGGACCTCTCTGCAAACAACATCAATGGAGCCATACCACACTGCCTGAAAAATTTAAGAGCCATGTATGAAGGGATTTCCACTGCAACCATGGGTGATCACTATGTTTTGTCACAGCCTGGTTTGATGATGTATCCTCTGGATTCTTATATTGACACGGCATTGATTCTTTGGAAGGGAAAAAAGTACACCTTAGATAAAAATCTTGGAATGTTTAGGATAATTGATATTTCAAGAAATAAAATAGAAGGAGAGATTCCAAGGGAAATGTCAAGCCTCTCAAAACTTAATCAACTGAACTTGTCGTATAACAAGTTGAGTGGTGCAATCCCTGAAGAGATTGGTTGTCTGAAGCAACTGGAATCGCTTGATTTGTCTCAAAATCAGCTAACAGGCAGACTTCCTCCTAGCATGGCTGATTTAAAGTTTTTGAGTACCTTGAACTTGTCCTATAATAATTTGTCAGGGAGAATTCCATTAAGCACCCAACTTCAGAGCTTCAAAGCTTCTTCATTTTCTAATAATCCAGCACTTTGTGGGTTACCTCTTCTACAGAAGTGCCCAGGAGACAATATTCAAGAATCACAAAGCAAACATGATGGCCAATATAATCACGAAGATGGAGATGAATACAGGAAATGGTTTTATGTTGGCATGGGGCTCGGATTCTCTGTAGGCTTTTGGGTAGTTGCTGGCGCTCTACTGTTAAAGCGTTCTTGGAGACATGCGTATTTCCAGGCCTTGGACAAATTGGGAGATTGGGTTTATGTGAGAAAAGCAGTGTACATGAGAAGATTGCAACAGAAATTTCATAGCTAG
- the LOC110635989 gene encoding uncharacterized protein LOC110635989 isoform X2, with amino-acid sequence MSESHSATCMSSVTSTHALAFSPGSDQSVNDSHLCRFDSLHLGNKSQLPVASLAPGIKRMDFDVTICQNCGDRGFSKALIFCHECQAYAVHWIVIQRSQNYPVGDTVQDKAAKRARRNAQG; translated from the exons ATGTCCGAATCTCACTCTGCTACCTGCATGTCTTCGGTCACCTCAACACACGCCCTTGCCTTCTCCCCTGGCTCAGACCAGTCAGTCAACGACTCCCACTTGTGCCGTTTCGATTCTCTCCATCTGGGCAACAAATCCCAACTACCGGTAGCCTCCCTTGCCCCTGGAATCAAGCGAATGGACTTCGAC GTGACAATTTGTCAGAATTGTGGTGATAGAGGCTTCTCCAAGGCACTGATTTTTTGTCATGAATGCCAGGCTTATGCTGTGCATTG GATTGTGATCCAAAGATCACAAAATTATCCTGTCGGAGACACAGTTCAAGATAAGGCAGCAAAAAGGGCAAGAAGGAATGCGCAGGGCTGA
- the LOC110635989 gene encoding uncharacterized protein LOC110635989 isoform X1 — MSESHSATCMSSVTSTHALAFSPGSDQSVNDSHLCRFDSLHLGNKSQLPVASLAPGIKRMDFDVTICQNCGDRGFSKALIFCHECQAYAVHCYCLDALPQTFDESLVWLCEDCDPKITKLSCRRHSSR, encoded by the exons ATGTCCGAATCTCACTCTGCTACCTGCATGTCTTCGGTCACCTCAACACACGCCCTTGCCTTCTCCCCTGGCTCAGACCAGTCAGTCAACGACTCCCACTTGTGCCGTTTCGATTCTCTCCATCTGGGCAACAAATCCCAACTACCGGTAGCCTCCCTTGCCCCTGGAATCAAGCGAATGGACTTCGAC GTGACAATTTGTCAGAATTGTGGTGATAGAGGCTTCTCCAAGGCACTGATTTTTTGTCATGAATGCCAGGCTTATGCTGTGCATTG CTATTGCTTAGATGCATTGCCACAAACTTTTGATGAGTCTTTGGTATGGTTATGTGAGGATTGTGATCCAAAGATCACAAAATTATCCTGTCGGAGACACAGTTCAAGATAA